CTTGAAAAATTGCAATATACttatttatacttcgtatatttttttttcaaaaagaaatCTATTTTTTGGCCCAAATATATTGGGCCGATTCGCGGTCAGAACTaggtaataataataaaacctCGGCCCATTCCAGGAGAAGAATTTCAGAAGCAGCGATTAAACAACACCGGGAACAAGATAAGGCGAAATCAGAAGAGGAGGAAAACAGAACTTCGACCTTCCATagcaaaatagaaaaaaaagaggagagagactctaaaaatattcaaatacaATGTCGGTGTCCGCAATATTCGGGGCTCGAGTCGTAACCATTCCATCAGTTTTAAGGACCAGCAGTGTTGATGGTAGAACCGTGAAATTGCAACCATCAACCGGTGGCAGCTGCGGCGGTGGAGTGATAACAATAGAGTGCTCGTCGAGGCCGCAGAAGAAGGGAACAGCTCACCACATGAAGACCCGACCAAAGAAGACAGCCCGTTGGGATATAAAACGTGGTCCCGCCGTTTATCCTCCTCTGCCTCCTCTTCCTGCTGAATGGACCATCGTCTCTTCCGCCGTTGATGAAGCTGATTCTTCGTCTTCAACTACTTCATCGAGTGCTGAGATTGCTCAATCTGCGTAATTGTTTTCGTCtgtgttaattatgttttgtgtATTTTGTTAAATTATGCATATGAACTGTTTGATGAAATGCTTGTTTGTGTAATCTGTTGTTGCTAATTTGTCATGGTATATGAATGGATTTGTTATGTTTTATCCAAAGATATTTTGTCTATTTTATTTTGAGTCACTTCAGTGGTCTAATTACTTAATTTCAACTGTCTGAAGCATGGTTTAGTTGTAAACCCCCTAGTATTTAGTGGTGGCAAATGAGCCATTCCCTTTGAATATTGGTTCGGATAAGTTACACTTGGGCGATGAGTTAATTGCTATGGGACAGGTCGGTTTGGGTCATAAATAACGTGTTAAGTATTTGATTTCGGTATAGTTTCTCGTGATCATGGAATTATTTTCGGGTTGAACGATTGCGGTTGATCAATTTAAGAGCACTTTTGATACCAAGATTTGGAGTCGTTTGGTTGAACAAATTGGAATGTATTTGTTAGCTAAATAATGAATTGGAACGACTTAGCTGGATAATGCGTATGTACGAACTAAACCAATTGTCGTGCCGTGGCcggaccactgctctaaaatacaattccgcgctacctccgatgcagtagaacgcttgtggttgccctccagggtttACACGACACCGAGAATTATGTGCCAGAAAGAGAGGAATTTGAGAGAGAGATCGATTGTAATTTGCTGTGTATTTTTGTGGAAAAAAGACGATGAATTTATAGAGAGGTTTTTGGGAAACTGTAACAGCCATAAACGACTAGTGGAGAAGTTACGGGAGTAATGGGAACTGCAACAGTCATAAAACGACTAGTGGGGAGTAATGACGTGATTAATGGAGCAGTTTCCAAAGATGGTGGGTTGATTAAGTCTTCTGACTTAATCAAACCGCCTttgaccaaaaagaataacccggcccacaaaacccaccacacgcccgcgaaccgcattcgccaagtaccaaggcccatggcccacggccctcgcccgaggtcggcccggcgcgcgcgcccGTGTGTGTGTTGTGATCACCCTTGCCACTCTCAAGcattcttaaacaaatgtttccctcaaacccccaaatataaacattgaatatggtttgtgtttttcccatgtgggacttttcatattcccacattttcccacttcccacttcccactcattttcttttgtattctcactaggatttccaacaatcccccacaggtccgaagatgagaagaaaaagaaagaaataaaagaattgaatttctgggcaaaacaaacaattgaataggtgtcaatgtcttgcgacttgaattaacacttagtgacattcaagctagaatctctttcctaccaagtgactttcgtattgaacttaatAGGGGGTTAGAAACTCGTTAATCAAAGCACACAATTGAACATGTATGATATTCTGAATCTCCGCCAATAAAAGTGACgcattatactggccatacgtccataacctggatgctcataggtgatctagagaatagcccatgcaattctcataggaagcggcctcacttccacacctaagtaggtgaatcccatcaagtgtgagctacatcacaccaccaaaaaaatggatatgggttcattaagagtcgtatgctcaacctcgttCAATAATATCAAGCACATCATAAACATCTAAGGGAtggacaaaaaaaataaaatttgtgcttctgaattattacataatgttcccctttgaactcatggtgagtaggagttcattaccttacaattcatccaatgggcctcaagcccatcccctccgacgtttccaaaactagtttcttacataggcccttcgttaacggatccgcgaTGTTCTTTTTGGACTTGACATAGTCCAGTGATATCACTCCACTTGACAGCAATTCTTTGAcagccttgtgcctcaaacgaatgtgtcttttcttcccattgtaggcttGGTTGTTAGCCACGGCAATAGCAgattgcgaatcacaatgaagtgcaactgagggagctggcttcccccacagtggAATATCTACAAGCACGttcctcaaccattctgcctcatgacctgccaattcaagagcaataaactcaga
This Spinacia oleracea cultivar Varoflay chromosome 6, BTI_SOV_V1, whole genome shotgun sequence DNA region includes the following protein-coding sequences:
- the LOC110797681 gene encoding large ribosomal subunit protein cL38, whose product is MSVSAIFGARVVTIPSVLRTSSVDGRTVKLQPSTGGSCGGGVITIECSSRPQKKGTAHHMKTRPKKTARWDIKRGPAVYPPLPPLPAEWTIVSSAVDEADSSSSTTSSSAEIAQSA